The proteins below are encoded in one region of Lonchura striata isolate bLonStr1 chromosome 1, bLonStr1.mat, whole genome shotgun sequence:
- the PRL gene encoding prolactin, which translates to MSTKGASLKGLLLAALLVSHMLLTKEGVTSLPICPNGSVNCQLSLEELFDRAVKLSHYIHFLSSEMFNEFDERYAQGRGFIAKAVNSCHTASLTTPEDKEQAQQIHHEDLLNLILRVLRSWNDPLIHLASEVQRIKEAPETILWKAVEIEEQNKRLLEGMEKIVGRVHSGEVENDIYTPWDGLPSLQLADEDSRLFAFYNLLHCLRRDSHKIDNYLKVLKCRLIHDNNC; encoded by the exons ATGAGCACCAAGGGGGCTTCACTGAAAG GTTTGTTGCTGGCAGCCCTTCTGGTGTCCCACATGCTTCTGACAAAGGAAGGAGTGACCTCTTTGCCAATCTGCCCCAATGGATCTGTCAATTGCCAACTCTCCCTTGAGGAGCTTTTTGACCGAGCAGTTAAACTTTCACACTACATTCACTTCCTCTCTTCGGAAATGTTCAATGAATTT GATGAACGCTATGCCCAGGGCCGGGGTTTCATTGCAAAAGCTGTCAACAGCTGCCACACTGCGTCTTTAACCACTCCTGAAGATAAGGAGCAGGCTCAGCAGATTCAT CACGAAGACCTACTGAATTTAATACTGAGAGTTCTGCGTTCCTGGAATGATCCCCTGATCCACCTGGCCTCTGAAGTACAAAGAATCAAAGAAGCTCCAGAAACCATTCTCTGGAAGGCTGTGGAGATTGAAGAACAAAACAAGCGACTTCTAGAAGGAATGGAGAAAATAGTTGGGCGG GTTCACTCTGGGGAGGTCGAAAATGACATTTACACTCCTTGGGATGgactcccatccctgcagcttGCTGATGAGGACTCCAGGCTCTTTGCCTTTTACAACCTGCTTCACTGCCTCCGCCGAGATTCCCA